From one Bacteroidota bacterium genomic stretch:
- a CDS encoding ribulose-phosphate 3-epimerase, which translates to MSHLVAPSILSCDFAYIARDIEMINNSEADWIHVDVMDGVYVPNMSFGIPVVAAMKRHSKKPLDVHLMTVTPERYLREFRAAGADSISVHVEACTHLHATLQEIKKLGAKAGVAINPGTSIAVLEDIITDIDIICFMAVNPGWGGQSFIETSINKIQKLRKLIDTSGSKALIEIDGGVKLDNAQRILDAGADVLVSGSGVFGETDPVAAIHTLKSLVRK; encoded by the coding sequence ATGAGTCATTTAGTTGCGCCCAGCATTTTAAGCTGCGATTTTGCCTACATTGCCCGAGACATTGAAATGATCAACAATTCAGAAGCCGATTGGATTCATGTTGATGTGATGGACGGGGTTTATGTGCCAAATATGAGTTTTGGAATTCCTGTGGTAGCTGCCATGAAACGCCATAGCAAAAAGCCACTTGATGTGCATTTAATGACCGTTACACCGGAGCGTTATTTAAGGGAATTTAGAGCAGCCGGAGCCGATTCTATTTCAGTTCACGTTGAGGCTTGCACACATTTACATGCTACCCTTCAGGAAATAAAAAAATTAGGCGCAAAAGCAGGCGTAGCAATAAATCCGGGCACTTCCATTGCTGTTTTGGAAGATATTATTACCGATATCGATATTATTTGTTTTATGGCTGTGAATCCGGGTTGGGGCGGACAAAGTTTTATTGAAACATCTATCAATAAAATACAAAAGCTGCGCAAACTCATTGATACCAGTGGTTCTAAGGCGCTGATTGAAATTGATGGCGGTGTAAAACTGGATAATGCACAACGTATTTTGGATGCCGGAGCCGATGTTTTAGTGTCGGGAAGTGGTGTTTTTGGAGAAACTGACCCTGTTGCTGCAATCCACACACTTAAATCGCTCGTAAGAAAATAA
- a CDS encoding S9 family peptidase — translation MHISWLSGYKDRMNIFVKNVASGTIRQLTFQTNRDISTYLWLNNTQLAFLQDNNGDENHHVFAVELADGATRDLTPFENVKVDIIDELEDDEAHILIMMNRRNPQLFDVFKLNTIDGTLTLLEENPGTITGWVTDHKGDIRIAITTDGVNSSLLYRDVISEPFKPIVTTNFREGISPLFFDFENKYFYALSNIGRDKIAIVLFDPVAVKELEILFEHNAVDADNLGYSKKRKVITSAAYTTDKKHYTFFDKTSEQRYERVKSLIQEDAEIYFTDKDKNESFFIIRTLSDVSLGNYYLYDANLDTITHLANVSPWLNSEALCHMEPIQYTSRDGLTINGYLTLPNNNSSQPFPLIVNPHGGPWARDTWHFNPEVQFLANRGYAVLQINFRGSTGYGKQFLEAAFKQWGKTMQNDITDGVQYLIEKGIADKNKIGIYGASYGGYATLAGLTFTPDLYACGVDYVGVSSLFTFMSSIPPYWEPYLEMMYEMVGHPENDKALLASSSPLLHIDKIKAPLFVAQGALDPRVKKSESDQIVEALRAKNIDVDYMVKDNEGHGFSNQENRFEFYAAMETFLSNHLLNDSQS, via the coding sequence ATGCATATTTCCTGGCTTTCAGGTTATAAAGACCGCATGAATATTTTTGTCAAAAATGTAGCTTCCGGAACAATTCGTCAGCTAACTTTTCAAACAAACAGAGATATTTCCACTTATTTATGGCTTAATAATACCCAACTTGCTTTTTTGCAAGATAATAATGGGGATGAAAACCATCATGTATTTGCTGTTGAATTAGCCGATGGCGCAACCCGCGACCTTACGCCATTTGAAAATGTAAAGGTGGATATTATTGATGAACTGGAAGATGATGAGGCACATATCCTCATCATGATGAATCGCAGGAATCCACAATTATTTGATGTTTTTAAGCTGAATACCATTGATGGCACGCTTACACTTTTAGAAGAAAATCCTGGAACAATAACCGGATGGGTAACCGACCACAAAGGTGATATTCGAATTGCTATTACAACAGATGGTGTAAATTCAAGTTTATTATATCGAGATGTAATTAGCGAACCTTTTAAACCTATTGTTACAACTAATTTCAGAGAAGGTATTTCACCTTTATTTTTTGATTTTGAAAATAAATATTTTTATGCACTAAGTAATATCGGTCGCGATAAAATTGCAATTGTATTATTTGATCCGGTTGCAGTTAAGGAATTGGAAATACTATTTGAGCACAACGCAGTAGATGCCGACAATCTGGGTTATTCGAAAAAAAGAAAAGTAATAACCAGTGCAGCATATACAACCGATAAAAAACATTATACTTTTTTTGATAAAACCAGTGAACAACGTTACGAACGTGTTAAATCGCTGATACAGGAAGATGCTGAAATTTATTTTACGGATAAGGATAAAAATGAATCATTTTTTATCATCAGAACATTAAGTGATGTATCGCTTGGAAATTATTATTTGTACGATGCAAATCTGGATACCATTACCCATCTCGCTAACGTAAGCCCATGGCTCAACAGCGAAGCACTTTGCCACATGGAGCCGATACAATATACCTCACGTGATGGTTTAACGATAAATGGTTATTTAACATTACCAAATAATAATTCATCACAACCATTTCCTTTAATTGTAAATCCGCATGGTGGACCATGGGCGCGGGATACATGGCATTTTAATCCCGAAGTACAATTTTTAGCCAATCGTGGTTATGCTGTTTTACAAATTAATTTCAGGGGTTCCACCGGTTATGGCAAACAATTTTTGGAAGCTGCATTTAAACAATGGGGCAAAACCATGCAAAATGATATTACCGATGGCGTTCAATATTTAATTGAAAAAGGAATAGCCGATAAAAATAAAATTGGTATTTACGGAGCAAGTTACGGTGGTTATGCAACGCTTGCAGGTTTAACATTTACGCCTGATTTATATGCCTGTGGTGTCGATTATGTTGGCGTGAGCAGTTTATTTACATTCATGTCGTCTATTCCACCATATTGGGAACCTTACTTGGAAATGATGTACGAAATGGTTGGGCATCCTGAAAACGATAAAGCATTACTCGCTTCATCTTCTCCCCTTTTGCATATCGATAAAATTAAAGCCCCACTTTTTGTTGCTCAGGGCGCTCTTGATCCTCGTGTAAAAAAATCGGAAAGCGACCAGATTGTTGAAGCATTAAGAGCAAAAAATATTGATGTAGATTATATGGTTAAAGATAATGAAGGCCACGGGTTTTCAAATCAGGAAAACAGGTTTGAATTTTATGCTGCCATGGAAACATTTTTAAGTAACCATTTATTAAACGATTCGCAATCATGA
- a CDS encoding DUF3078 domain-containing protein, whose translation MKKLFTLVILLSTVTISFSQVDTTWKKGGGAILNFNQTSLTNWAAGGESNLSATLLTNFYGNYKKDKTTWDNTLNMNYGLITANNYDDIRKNDDRIELNSKYGRYAFADDFYYSGMLNFLTQFAAGYDYVTDPAAAMPISKLLSPGYLTAAIGLDWKPSDKFSLFLSPATGKFTFVLDEDISTAITDTANNKNRYGVDAGENLRAEFGASMVAALNTPIGKNTSFSSKLVLFNNYTDPIAEHKGNIDVDFQNNINIKVSKYFATTIFLQVLYDHDIAIATYEDGVQVGTGPKTQFKEVFGIGLSYSFQ comes from the coding sequence ATGAAAAAATTATTTACCCTTGTTATCCTGCTGAGTACGGTTACAATATCTTTCAGTCAGGTGGATACTACCTGGAAAAAAGGTGGTGGCGCTATTCTTAATTTTAATCAAACATCTTTAACCAATTGGGCTGCCGGTGGTGAAAGTAACCTCTCCGCTACCCTGCTCACCAATTTTTATGGTAATTACAAAAAAGATAAAACTACCTGGGACAATACCTTAAATATGAATTACGGTTTAATTACTGCGAATAATTATGATGATATCCGCAAAAATGACGACCGTATCGAATTAAACAGTAAATATGGTCGCTATGCATTCGCCGACGATTTTTACTATTCAGGAATGTTGAACTTTTTGACTCAGTTTGCAGCAGGTTACGATTATGTTACCGACCCTGCCGCTGCAATGCCTATTTCTAAATTATTATCTCCGGGTTATTTAACCGCAGCTATCGGTTTGGACTGGAAACCAAGTGACAAATTTTCACTATTCCTGTCACCTGCAACCGGCAAATTTACTTTTGTATTAGATGAAGATATATCTACTGCAATAACCGACACAGCCAACAATAAAAACCGTTACGGTGTTGATGCAGGAGAAAATTTACGCGCTGAATTTGGTGCCTCAATGGTGGCCGCTTTAAATACACCTATCGGAAAAAACACCAGCTTTTCTTCTAAACTCGTGTTGTTTAATAATTACACCGATCCAATTGCTGAACACAAAGGAAATATTGACGTCGATTTTCAAAATAATATCAATATTAAAGTGAGTAAATATTTTGCAACAACAATTTTCTTACAAGTATTATACGATCACGACATTGCAATTGCAACTTATGAGGATGGTGTGCAGGTAGGCACAGGTCCAAAAACACAATTTAAAGAGGTATTCGGAATCGGATTAAGTTATTCGTTTCAATAA
- a CDS encoding TraB/GumN family protein — protein MKSFLCVLFLVCSFCVAQAQNTGYTGSLLWKVSGNGLETPSYIYGTIHLLEQSDFKIKPEVDSVFDAADKIIFEVDLTDITLQSTFQNWMLLPDNKSIKDYCSADEFNKISKYCTDSLKVDISAYANQKPFAIYQLQTTHLIKGELASFELYFLQKCMRSQIPVGGLETLNSQLHIFDSISYEEQLDWIVASIDSSDEQYTNFDNMVASYLSGDLNALLNLMETNSPEIKKYDDLFLVNRNKNWIPVIMNEINKQSSFIAVGAAHLGGPTGILQLLANKGYTITPL, from the coding sequence ATGAAATCATTTTTGTGTGTTTTATTTTTAGTTTGTTCATTTTGTGTCGCACAGGCTCAAAACACGGGCTACACGGGTTCTCTGCTGTGGAAAGTGAGTGGTAACGGTCTGGAAACACCATCATATATTTATGGCACCATACATTTATTGGAGCAAAGTGATTTTAAAATTAAACCTGAAGTTGATTCTGTGTTTGATGCTGCAGATAAAATTATTTTCGAAGTTGATTTAACCGATATTACTTTACAATCCACTTTTCAAAACTGGATGTTATTACCGGACAATAAATCTATTAAAGATTATTGTAGTGCTGATGAGTTTAATAAAATATCGAAATACTGCACAGATTCATTAAAAGTAGATATTTCAGCTTATGCTAATCAAAAGCCATTCGCAATTTATCAATTACAAACAACACATTTAATAAAAGGCGAATTAGCATCATTTGAATTGTATTTTTTACAAAAATGTATGCGCAGTCAAATTCCGGTTGGCGGACTGGAAACACTAAATTCACAATTGCACATTTTTGATTCAATCAGCTATGAGGAGCAACTGGATTGGATTGTAGCCTCAATTGATTCTTCTGATGAACAGTATACCAATTTTGATAATATGGTGGCAAGTTATTTGTCGGGAGATTTAAATGCATTATTAAATTTAATGGAAACCAATTCACCTGAAATAAAAAAATATGATGATTTATTTTTGGTGAACAGAAATAAAAATTGGATACCGGTTATTATGAATGAGATAAATAAACAATCTTCATTTATTGCAGTTGGCGCAGCACATTTAGGTGGGCCAACCGGTATTTTACAATTATTAGCAAATAAAGGATATACCATTACACCATTATAA
- a CDS encoding ATP-binding cassette domain-containing protein, producing MITITNLSKSFQLSRQQKKEMNYAQQGDTVHAVKNVSFTCQPGRIFTLLGPNGAGKTTTLRMIATILKPTSGTIVVNGFDTVTNGVDVRNNLGFLTGSTGLYDRLTPDETITYFGRLNGMDEVTLKRRKKELFDLLGINEFAHRRVGKFSTGMKQKVSIARTMIHDPQVVVFDEPTSGLDVIAAKSIIELIRQCKRENKTIILSTHIMSEVNMLADDLAIIYKGDLIYNGLFEDFKKGMREITLEDEFIRMAQEHEPATI from the coding sequence ATGATAACAATTACCAACCTCTCAAAATCATTTCAGTTGTCGAGGCAACAAAAAAAAGAAATGAATTATGCGCAACAGGGCGACACAGTACATGCCGTGAAAAATGTATCATTTACCTGCCAGCCGGGTCGCATTTTTACGTTGCTGGGGCCTAACGGGGCAGGTAAAACAACCACTCTGCGTATGATAGCCACTATTTTAAAACCAACATCGGGTACTATTGTAGTTAATGGATTCGACACGGTTACCAATGGTGTAGATGTGCGCAATAATTTAGGGTTTTTAACCGGTTCAACCGGTTTGTACGACCGACTTACACCGGATGAAACAATTACCTATTTCGGCAGGTTAAACGGTATGGATGAAGTTACGCTAAAACGCCGTAAAAAAGAATTATTCGATTTATTGGGCATCAACGAATTTGCACATCGTCGCGTAGGGAAATTCAGTACAGGTATGAAACAAAAAGTTTCTATTGCCCGAACAATGATTCACGACCCGCAGGTTGTTGTATTTGATGAGCCAACTTCAGGTTTAGATGTAATTGCTGCAAAAAGTATTATCGAATTAATCAGACAATGTAAGCGCGAAAACAAAACCATAATCTTGTCGACACATATTATGAGTGAAGTAAATATGCTTGCAGATGATTTAGCAATTATTTACAAAGGTGATCTTATTTATAACGGTTTGTTCGAAGATTTCAAAAAAGGTATGCGCGAAATCACTTTAGAGGATGAATTTATTCGCATGGCACAAGAACATGAACCCGCAACAATCTGA
- the mscL gene encoding large-conductance mechanosensitive channel protein MscL, protein MGMLKEFKDFAMKGNLIDMAVGFVMGTAFAAVSNTFINGMVMPLVSLISGKDFHTWKFTLKEAQMAADGTVAKAEIAIMYGDFISVLINFIIIAFVMFMVIKAINSMKKKEEAAPAAPPAPSAQEVLLGEIRDLLKK, encoded by the coding sequence ATGGGAATGTTAAAAGAATTCAAGGATTTTGCCATGAAAGGCAACCTAATCGATATGGCAGTCGGTTTTGTAATGGGTACCGCTTTCGCCGCAGTTTCGAATACCTTTATTAATGGAATGGTAATGCCTTTGGTGAGCCTAATTTCAGGTAAAGATTTCCACACATGGAAATTTACACTGAAAGAAGCTCAAATGGCCGCTGATGGCACAGTTGCAAAAGCTGAAATTGCCATCATGTATGGTGATTTTATTTCAGTGCTGATCAACTTCATCATTATTGCTTTTGTAATGTTTATGGTAATAAAAGCAATTAATTCAATGAAGAAAAAAGAAGAAGCAGCACCTGCAGCACCTCCGGCTCCTTCCGCTCAGGAAGTTTTACTTGGAGAAATTCGCGATCTGTTAAAAAAATAA
- a CDS encoding cupin domain-containing protein, with product MWKYVYTLILLLCFQPTYAQQFETGKYTPADDYDNVHVEKIYSDSAATSFIIHVKKEVVLHKHAEHTEQVYILEGTGKMRLGNEWILIKPGDYIVIPENTPHAVIVTSETPLKVLSIQTPMFDGTDRILITE from the coding sequence ATGTGGAAATATGTATATACATTGATTTTATTGCTATGTTTTCAGCCAACCTATGCTCAACAGTTTGAAACCGGAAAATATACACCGGCTGATGATTATGATAATGTACATGTAGAAAAAATATATAGTGATTCTGCAGCCACATCATTTATTATTCACGTTAAAAAGGAAGTGGTATTACATAAACATGCTGAACACACCGAACAGGTTTATATTTTAGAAGGAACCGGCAAAATGCGTTTGGGTAATGAATGGATTTTAATTAAGCCGGGCGATTACATTGTAATTCCTGAAAATACACCTCACGCAGTAATTGTAACCTCTGAAACACCATTAAAGGTTTTAAGTATTCAAACGCCGATGTTTGATGGTACTGACAGAATATTAATTACCGAATAA
- a CDS encoding ABC transporter permease produces the protein MKNIITIFLKEIKDIMRDKRTLMVMLLIPLVVYPAIFVGITKYMTAQSEKAVSETLRIAIISNGNEANFKGFITPMPNTKISSVTDTTKAKELILADSIDVAYYFPAGYDSALAKLEATGFQYFYTSTNNEFEVGIVQNINSGYKQQLVKQKLAEIKVSETVLEPAKSIERNLASSREQLGSIVGGIIPYFFIIFCMIGCMYPAIDLAAGEKERGTLETLLVSSASRMEIYTGKLITVTLSGFISAMASIAGLIVSAKLIGSGASDSDMSQISELLSGIISPGSIIMMLVILLPLNIFFAAITLMLSIYAKTFKEAQSMITPLMIFIVFPTIFGMLPGVTLDYKTALVPILNVSLGAKEIISGTIEIGPLLMTYAALFIYAAIALIISVRFFNNEKNILRG, from the coding sequence ATGAAAAATATAATTACCATATTTCTTAAAGAAATAAAAGATATCATGCGTGATAAACGCACACTGATGGTGATGCTGCTTATCCCACTTGTAGTTTATCCGGCCATTTTTGTAGGTATTACCAAATACATGACCGCACAAAGTGAAAAGGCCGTATCTGAAACCTTGCGTATAGCAATTATTTCAAACGGCAATGAAGCAAATTTTAAAGGGTTTATTACACCAATGCCTAATACAAAAATTTCTTCAGTTACAGATACCACAAAAGCGAAAGAACTCATTTTAGCAGATAGTATAGATGTAGCCTATTATTTCCCTGCTGGTTACGACTCAGCGCTTGCTAAATTAGAAGCAACTGGTTTTCAATATTTTTATACATCCACGAATAATGAATTTGAAGTGGGCATTGTTCAAAATATAAATTCCGGTTACAAACAACAACTGGTAAAACAAAAACTCGCAGAAATAAAAGTAAGTGAAACTGTGCTTGAACCTGCAAAAAGTATTGAACGTAACCTGGCTTCATCACGTGAACAATTAGGTAGTATTGTGGGTGGTATTATCCCTTACTTTTTTATCATTTTCTGTATGATTGGATGTATGTATCCGGCTATTGATCTTGCTGCAGGGGAAAAAGAAAGAGGGACACTTGAAACCTTATTGGTTTCATCTGCAAGCCGTATGGAAATTTATACCGGGAAACTCATTACAGTAACCTTAAGCGGGTTTATTTCCGCAATGGCAAGTATTGCCGGATTAATTGTTTCTGCAAAACTTATTGGCAGCGGTGCCAGTGATTCTGATATGTCACAAATAAGCGAATTATTGTCAGGAATTATCTCTCCGGGGTCCATTATTATGATGCTCGTGATATTATTACCACTTAATATCTTTTTTGCGGCAATCACACTCATGTTATCTATTTATGCAAAAACATTTAAAGAAGCACAAAGTATGATTACGCCATTAATGATATTTATTGTTTTCCCAACCATTTTTGGTATGTTACCGGGTGTTACCCTCGATTATAAAACTGCATTGGTTCCAATCTTAAACGTTTCACTCGGTGCCAAGGAAATTATTTCCGGTACAATTGAAATTGGTCCGCTTTTAATGACCTATGCTGCATTATTTATTTATGCCGCTATTGCATTGATTATCAGCGTTCGTTTCTTCAATAACGAAAAAAATATTTTAAGGGGTTAA
- a CDS encoding GNAT family N-acetyltransferase, giving the protein MENLFWKIKSFHQLNVFELYGILRLRQEVFAIEQNCVYLDVDGKDQFCDHIFGVDDAGKVIASCRIVQPGTGYNEVSIGRVATHPEHRNNGYGKMVMDKAINFIEDKYGPVSIKIEAQYYLEKFYSGYGFEPKSDIYLLDGIEHIEMVREKNAVHVRA; this is encoded by the coding sequence ATGGAGAATTTATTCTGGAAAATAAAGAGTTTTCATCAGTTGAATGTATTTGAGCTGTATGGTATACTGCGTTTAAGGCAGGAAGTGTTTGCTATTGAGCAAAATTGTGTATACCTGGATGTTGATGGAAAAGACCAATTTTGTGACCATATTTTTGGGGTAGATGATGCAGGAAAAGTTATCGCCTCTTGTCGCATTGTTCAACCCGGTACCGGTTATAATGAAGTAAGTATCGGACGTGTTGCAACGCATCCTGAACACCGCAATAATGGTTACGGGAAAATGGTTATGGATAAAGCAATTAATTTTATTGAAGATAAATACGGCCCGGTGTCCATCAAAATTGAAGCCCAGTATTATTTAGAAAAGTTCTATTCTGGTTATGGTTTTGAGCCGAAAAGTGACATATACTTACTCGACGGAATTGAGCATATTGAGATGGTACGCGAAAAGAACGCCGTTCACGTCAGAGCCTGA
- a CDS encoding tryptophan-rich sensory protein has protein sequence MAKFFLFLFINFAALGIGSWLIGNPASNEWYNMQNKAPWTPPGWVFGAAWFTIMFCFSIFMYRVALKFPYQENKYIYFVFALQFVLNVMWNPVFFRWHMVLPGLLIIIALTAVVLYFLIWGKSHVGNAAWWVAPYFIWLLIATSLNAYVLVKN, from the coding sequence ATGGCAAAGTTTTTCCTTTTTTTATTTATCAATTTTGCAGCCCTGGGAATCGGTAGCTGGCTGATTGGTAATCCCGCATCAAACGAATGGTATAATATGCAAAATAAAGCCCCCTGGACACCTCCGGGATGGGTGTTTGGCGCTGCCTGGTTTACCATCATGTTTTGCTTTTCAATTTTTATGTACCGCGTGGCTTTAAAATTTCCCTATCAGGAAAATAAATATATCTACTTCGTATTTGCATTGCAGTTTGTATTAAATGTTATGTGGAATCCGGTGTTTTTTAGATGGCATATGGTGTTACCCGGATTACTTATCATTATTGCTTTAACTGCAGTCGTATTATATTTCTTAATTTGGGGAAAATCGCATGTTGGAAATGCTGCATGGTGGGTTGCACCGTATTTTATCTGGCTGCTTATTGCAACTTCATTAAATGCTTATGTGCTGGTAAAAAATTAA
- a CDS encoding TonB-dependent receptor, producing the protein MQKTAFVALMFRILFSTLLALISLSASAQQKATIYGKITDTKQKPIPSANIKALDLNIITQSDADGNFTISLPANDTVILSFSFVGFETEYEKFYLEPNERYPLYVQLKEGSVLGTVTVSSKDDLRHIEIKDLEPIPSTMDPLTAILAIMGARNNNELTSQYSIRGGNYDENLVYVNDFEIYRPLLVRSGQQEGLPFPNYDLISNIGFSAGGFEAKYGDKLSSVLDIQYKVPTEFEAGVTASLLGASFYFNDRPDSGKVYYLFGTRYRTSKYLLNSLNTEGQYDPVFVDMQGLLGINISKKSKLEILGNLSYNSYTFLPLSRSTATGVVNEVIQLDVFFEGQEIDQFITGFGGISYQYTPNELTNYKFLASAYHSLESETFDIIGQYWLGLVETNLGDEDFGDVVYGLGVGTFQDFARNYLTSDVVNLSHIGSRETVSGTNYIQWGARVQTEIINDELKEWELLDSAGYSLPYTGEEVQLQEVFKSTITLNSMRYSGYVQNTWEPSGKHFAVTYGVRSSYWDLNKEVTVTPRVQYIWQPQWTDKNDSLRNIEFKASAGLYYQPPFYRELRNLEGAINEDVKSQKSVHVLVGSDYKFKAWDRDFRFISEIYYKSLYDLVPYDLENVRIRYYGENRAVGYTAGIDLRLHGEIVQDADSWVSLSVMRTKEDIDGDSTFIKIYNDEGGIDSLILTPQGYIRRPTDQLVNFAMFFQDYMPGNENFKVHLSFLFGTGMPYGPPNNEYYRNALKIPPYRRVDIGFSALLLDKNRDKTGKKPINTVFESMWASIEVFNLLGIQNTISYIWVKDVNNQQYSFPNYLTDRRLNFKIVAKF; encoded by the coding sequence ATGCAAAAAACGGCGTTTGTAGCTTTAATGTTTCGCATTTTATTCTCCACACTGCTGGCATTGATATCCCTTTCTGCCAGTGCCCAGCAAAAAGCTACCATTTACGGTAAAATTACTGATACCAAACAAAAACCGATTCCGTCTGCAAATATTAAAGCACTTGACTTAAATATTATTACGCAGAGTGATGCGGATGGAAATTTTACCATCTCGTTACCAGCAAATGATACTGTGATATTGAGTTTTTCATTCGTGGGTTTTGAAACAGAATACGAAAAATTTTATCTCGAACCCAACGAACGTTATCCATTATATGTGCAATTAAAAGAAGGTAGTGTGTTAGGAACGGTTACCGTATCATCAAAAGATGACCTGCGACATATTGAGATAAAAGACCTTGAGCCGATACCATCAACCATGGATCCATTAACGGCAATTTTGGCAATAATGGGGGCAAGAAATAATAACGAGTTAACATCACAATATTCGATTCGCGGTGGCAATTATGATGAAAATCTCGTTTATGTGAATGATTTTGAAATTTACAGACCTCTTTTAGTGCGCTCCGGTCAGCAAGAAGGTTTACCATTTCCGAATTATGATTTAATCAGTAATATCGGATTTAGTGCAGGTGGATTTGAAGCAAAATATGGCGATAAATTATCCAGCGTTTTAGATATTCAATATAAAGTACCCACCGAATTTGAAGCCGGTGTTACAGCAAGTTTATTAGGCGCATCATTTTATTTTAACGACCGACCTGATTCAGGAAAAGTTTATTATTTATTCGGCACACGATATCGCACCAGCAAATATTTATTGAATTCATTAAATACTGAAGGACAATATGATCCTGTGTTTGTTGATATGCAGGGATTGCTGGGAATTAATATCTCGAAAAAATCGAAACTGGAAATATTAGGTAATTTAAGTTATAACAGTTACACCTTTTTACCATTAAGTCGCTCCACTGCAACCGGTGTTGTAAATGAAGTTATTCAATTAGATGTGTTTTTTGAAGGGCAGGAAATAGATCAGTTTATCACAGGATTTGGCGGAATTTCATATCAATATACGCCAAATGAGTTAACGAATTATAAATTTTTGGCATCAGCATATCACAGTCTCGAATCTGAAACATTTGATATTATTGGTCAATATTGGTTAGGGCTTGTTGAAACAAATTTAGGTGATGAAGATTTTGGTGATGTGGTGTATGGACTAGGCGTAGGAACGTTTCAGGATTTTGCGCGTAATTATTTAACTTCAGATGTGGTGAATTTGAGTCATATCGGCTCGCGTGAAACGGTTAGTGGAACCAACTATATTCAATGGGGCGCACGCGTTCAAACTGAAATAATTAATGATGAATTAAAAGAATGGGAATTGCTCGACAGTGCCGGTTATTCATTGCCTTATACCGGAGAAGAAGTTCAATTGCAGGAAGTATTTAAAAGTACAATCACTTTAAACAGTATGCGTTATAGTGGTTATGTACAAAATACCTGGGAGCCAAGCGGTAAACATTTTGCCGTTACTTATGGCGTTCGTTCCAGTTATTGGGATTTAAATAAGGAGGTGACAGTTACACCACGTGTGCAATATATCTGGCAGCCGCAATGGACAGATAAAAATGATTCGCTGCGTAATATAGAATTTAAGGCATCGGCAGGTTTATATTATCAGCCGCCATTTTATCGTGAATTACGCAATTTGGAGGGAGCAATTAATGAAGATGTAAAGAGTCAGAAAAGTGTGCACGTATTAGTTGGTTCAGATTATAAATTCAAAGCATGGGATCGTGATTTCCGATTTATTTCTGAAATCTATTATAAATCTTTATATGATTTAGTGCCATACGATTTGGAAAATGTGCGCATCAGATATTATGGTGAAAATAGGGCTGTTGGATATACTGCCGGAATAGATTTGCGATTACACGGAGAAATTGTTCAGGATGCTGATAGTTGGGTGAGTTTAAGTGTAATGCGCACGAAAGAAGATATTGATGGTGACAGTACCTTTATTAAAATTTATAATGATGAAGGTGGTATTGATTCATTGATTTTAACACCACAAGGATATATTCGCAGGCCTACAGATCAGTTAGTGAATTTTGCGATGTTTTTCCAGGATTATATGCCGGGAAATGAAAATTTTAAAGTGCATTTAAGCTTCCTTTTTGGAACCGGTATGCCTTACGGTCCGCCGAATAATGAATATTATCGCAACGCTTTAAAAATACCGCCATACCGCAGGGTTGATATTGGTTTCAGCGCATTGTTGCTGGATAAAAACCGTGACAAAACCGGTAAAAAACCAATTAACACCGTATTTGAAAGTATGTGGGCGAGTATTGAAGTATTTAATTTATTAGGTATACAAAATACCATAAGTTATATCTGGGTAAAAGATGTAAATAATCAGCAATATTCCTTCCCCAATTACCTCACCGACAGGCGATTGAATTTTAAAATTGTAGCTAAGTTTTAA